Proteins found in one Rhodovulum sp. MB263 genomic segment:
- a CDS encoding sulfotransferase, producing MSIRKPNFLIIGAQKAGSSWIYDVLRKHQKVFLPKRIELLFFNKVGYQSPSRMAAYLENFRDATERHIWVGEETAGYFWSSRALHYKNQPPLGHNPEIPKSVARVLGRDLRLIVSLRHPVSRAISAYGHHGARGRIKGHEYLRDTVGRLGIGDIGFYDKHLEAWEEEFDPAAIATLIFEEEIAAHPEAGLHALCKSLDIDPDGFQDLSLKPSNKGKDRQYLEDRIDTGVDGLQPVRPGDVEHLLELYRPTLAALKDRFGPRLDAWDRETAAFEEFARKHVHLAAVPAPATISAPAALDILHKRMGSAGLDIGANAFRLAPGNLSFEPPARASGASFHGRSILGAFSYAVDGHVYQTKIGRYCSIARGANIGQFNHPTHWLSTSPFQYERGFRINSGSDFPWKEEYDADAPTRQAEQAVRKAVIRKTTIGNDVWIGHGVTIIAGVTIGHGAVIGAGAVVTRDVAPYSIVGGVPARPIGTRFDEGTVARLLKARWWDFAPWQLRHLDFTDIDAALDGIEEMRRQDVPVYAPGIKAVPEI from the coding sequence ATGAGCATTCGCAAACCGAATTTCCTGATCATCGGCGCGCAGAAGGCGGGCTCCTCCTGGATTTACGACGTCCTCCGGAAACACCAGAAGGTTTTCCTGCCCAAGCGTATCGAACTTCTGTTTTTCAACAAGGTTGGCTACCAGTCACCGTCGCGTATGGCGGCGTATCTTGAAAATTTCCGGGACGCGACGGAGCGCCATATTTGGGTCGGCGAGGAGACCGCGGGGTATTTCTGGAGCTCCAGGGCGCTGCACTACAAGAACCAGCCTCCGTTGGGCCACAACCCCGAGATCCCCAAATCCGTTGCCCGCGTTCTTGGGCGAGATCTGCGCCTGATCGTGTCGCTGCGCCACCCGGTTTCCCGTGCGATTTCGGCCTATGGCCACCACGGGGCCCGGGGGCGGATCAAGGGCCATGAATACCTGCGCGACACCGTCGGGCGCCTGGGCATCGGGGATATCGGTTTTTACGACAAGCACCTGGAAGCCTGGGAAGAAGAGTTCGATCCGGCCGCGATCGCCACCCTCATTTTCGAGGAAGAGATCGCCGCGCATCCCGAGGCCGGTCTCCATGCGCTGTGTAAATCGCTTGATATCGATCCCGACGGATTTCAGGATCTGTCGCTTAAGCCGTCGAATAAAGGTAAAGACCGCCAGTATCTGGAAGACCGGATCGATACCGGCGTAGACGGGTTGCAACCGGTGCGCCCGGGTGATGTCGAGCACCTGCTGGAACTCTACCGCCCCACCCTTGCCGCCCTGAAGGACCGTTTCGGGCCACGCCTGGACGCCTGGGACCGGGAAACCGCGGCTTTCGAAGAATTCGCCCGCAAGCATGTCCATCTTGCCGCCGTCCCTGCTCCCGCAACAATTTCAGCGCCCGCGGCCTTGGACATTCTGCACAAGCGGATGGGGTCCGCGGGCTTGGATATCGGCGCCAATGCCTTCCGTCTTGCACCGGGCAATCTGTCTTTCGAGCCGCCCGCGCGGGCCAGTGGCGCCTCGTTCCATGGCCGGTCAATTCTGGGCGCCTTTTCATATGCCGTTGACGGGCATGTCTATCAGACGAAGATCGGCCGCTACTGTTCCATCGCCCGGGGTGCAAATATCGGCCAGTTCAACCATCCGACGCATTGGCTGTCGACGAGCCCGTTCCAGTACGAGCGCGGGTTCCGCATCAACAGCGGCAGCGATTTCCCCTGGAAGGAGGAATACGACGCCGATGCGCCGACCCGGCAGGCCGAGCAGGCCGTTCGCAAGGCGGTGATCCGGAAAACCACCATCGGGAACGATGTCTGGATAGGGCACGGTGTCACCATCATCGCCGGTGTCACCATCGGCCATGGCGCGGTCATCGGGGCCGGAGCCGTTGTCACCCGCGATGTCGCCCCCTACAGCATCGTCGGCGGAGTACCCGCACGCCCGATCGGAACGCGGTTCGACGAGGGCACGGTGGCGCGCCTGCTGAAGGCCCGGTGGTGGGATTTTGCCCCCTGGCAGCTGCGGCATCTTGATTTCACGGACATAGACGCTGCCCTCGACGGGATCGAGGAAATGCGGCGGCAGGACGTTCCCGTCTATGCGCCGGGCATCAAAGCCGTGCCTGAAATCTAG